The Papaver somniferum cultivar HN1 chromosome 6, ASM357369v1, whole genome shotgun sequence genome segment aaaaataacaaatccACACAATTTCAAAACTACTATGAGCAAAAGTCTTATATTTTGCTTCTGTAGAACTTCTAGCAACTGTAGATTGCTTATTTGAAGACCAAGAAACTGGGTTATTACCTCGAAATATACAGTATCCCCCAATAGACCTTTTATCATCAATTACCAGCCTAATCATCATCTGAAAacccaagaagaaaagaagatccTTTACTGAATTCAATTCCATGACTGAGAGTGCCTTTAATATAAAATCCTTTTAGATGCTGCAAGATGCGATGTAATTGGATGCTGCATGTGTTGGCAAACAAGATTCACTGCAAATGATATTTCAGGCCTGGTCTATGTAAGATAATGTAGTGCACCAATATTGGACGTGTATTCTGTTGGATTTTCAAGGAAATCACCATCTAACTTTGAGAGTTTGCATTTACCATGAATAGGTATCTGACAAGCCTTTTGCACCTTCCATCTTTGTCCTTTTGAGAATATCAAGTGCATATTTGGTTTGACTAATAAAAATAGTTAAATTTGTTCTTGTAACTTCACAGCCCAAAAAATAGTGAACATCTCTTAATTATTTGATAGGAAACAACTTCAGCAAGTCAGAAATGACATTCTGAAGAAAAACTGAATATGAACTTGTTAAGAGAATATCATCTACATACACCAATCCAACTGTAATTTTTTCACCCATTTTGTGTACGGACAAAAAAGTATTTGTAGATGTTGAAACAAACTTCAGTGAAGTTAGAGCATTCCTTAGCTTATAAAACCAGGCCCTTGGAGCCTGTTtcaattcaatccataaatggaCTTGTGAGGTAAACATACATGATTTGGCTTCTATGCATCAACATATCATGGAGGTTGAGTTATAAATACCTTCTCCTGAAGATCAAATTAGTGAATTTTCCAGTCATACTGAACATCCATAGACAGTACAACTCTAATTATTGTTGGTTTATCTACTGGACTGAATGTTTAGTAAAGTCAATTCCTTCTTGCTGATGAAATCCCTTTGCAAATAGTCTAGATGTATATTTATTAATTGtaccatcagaattttgctttatCCTGAAGACCCATTTGCACCCAACAACATTTTTATCTGGAGAAGGATCAACAAGTGACCAAGTACCAGCATCCTTCAAATATTTGTACTCGCTATCTAGATCAGGTATCCAGATTTACTCTTCTTTTCCTGTCTCACAAGGTATTTTCGACCGGAAACTTTTTCGTTTGTACCAAATATGTGTTAAAAGCCCTTGGTTAATAATAAGTACTACAAAAGAAACATTTTGTTTCTCCTTCCATAGGCAGAGGAGGTTGGATATATATGCTACTTAATTATCAACGTTCAACCTCAAAAATACAAACGTTACAGGGATATATTTTGGGATGTCGGAATTCTAATGCCAGCATCACCGCCGCCGTAGTTGTTGTTTTCAGTTTTACCTTCTATAACATCTGAACAATGACCATAAATTCATACCTAAGACATAATTTTAAACCACTAGGATTTTCAAAAACCCATTATCATTGCACGTCACTCACGACATCGTCATTCAACAattataaaaacacaaaacatcTAAAGAAAGGCAGTGAATAAATGCAACCCATCTTTTGAATATTTACAACCGTTGGTTTAGAAACAGATTAGTTATGAACCCAAGCTATGTGGGTAATTAATACCCAAGTTAGATTTGTTTAGGACACCGCCATCCTCTTCGACTTatgtatattttcttttttttttcatgatacGAACTTTACTATTTTCTACCAATTGCGATCACAAGAACATGTTTTAAGGGAGGTGCTGAAATCCTGATTGGTAAAAATTTAAAGACCAAAATAAGAAAGCTCCACCGGTAGGTCTAATCATAATGGAAAACATATGAACCATTTCCATGgaattttaatttttatctaaagCAAACGTGTTTCACGGAATCTCAACTACGGATGACAAAAAGTACCAATAACAATGGTAGTTGAGATTAAGATCATGCCTAACAAATGTATAGTAAGAATGGGGTCAGTAACTTAAACTCATAAGATTTTACGAGCGATAGACTATGATCCCATCCAAATCTCGACAATTGATGGGTTCTTAGATAACCATTATGATGAGTGAGTCGTCGTTTGGAAAATTCATGATTGGATGAGTGATCTAATCAAATCAGTTTTGTGAAAAAAATTCCCAAAAATCGAGAGTTAGGAAATTGGTTTTGGgttttattttcttgtaaactttGATCCGATAAAAAAGGAAAACGATAATGATAAGGCCGGGTTTTGTTTACCTACTTAAAGTTGGTTCACAAGGATTCAAATTTCTGGGAGTGGATTGTATTTAATTCAAGTGTGGGTTGTATTTAATCATTGCTTAGCGAACTCAAAAATTAGAATTAGGGTAACCACTATCCAGGTATTTATTCCAAGAAACAGTTTTACTATGTTTACTGATTGCATCGTCACCATGTATCAGACCGATGATTTAGGGTGAGAGAGATGAACATATGAGAAGTTGCAGAATTGCAGTGATGTTGGTGATAGTGAAGACCGACAGAACTTTTAATTTTGATCATGTGATTAACACGTGTGAGAAAGTTATTACAGGGTATTATTGAATATTATTGAGAAGAATTATTTGGGTAGTTTACAAGAACATAAAGAAGGGATATTTATAAATTGACTAGTAATAGTCAAGTCAAAAAGACTTGACTGACATATCTTAATACACCCCCTTCAAACGTTACAGGCAGACACGGTAACagtttgaaaacaaaacaaaacacaaaTGCTCAACAAGAGCCaaagtgaaaaaaataaaaacactcaTCCAACAAGGACCAGAGTGATAAAGAAAACAAACATATGATCAACAAGAGCCAATATATAAAAAGCAAAGAAACTAAAAAAGAGACAAAATAAAAGTTTTCTCAATCAGCATCAGCAACTGAAGTTGTAGAAGTAGTAGTATTTGCAGAAGAAGCATCAGCAGTTGTAGCAGGGAAATGAAGTAAACCAGACAATAATCTTGTGAATGTGGGATAACACATCCCTTTAGTGAAGACATCTGCCAACTGCTCTTCATAAATAACATGAACAACCCTGAGAGATCCATCTCCAACTACTTCCCTTATTGTATGATAATTTACTTCCACATGCTTGGTCCTAGCATGGGAAACATGATTAGAAGCCAAACATATATCACTTTGATTATCACACTTAATTTgcagaggatatgaaacataaaTATGCACGCAATTCTGACATAATGTAAGTAAGCCACTGTAACTCTCCAACAGATAAAATGAGGCATTTATATTCTACTTCAGCTGAACTTCTAAAAAATGTAGGTTGTGTCTTTGAAGACCAAGAAATAACAGAAGTGACCATGAATACCACATAACCAGAGGTTGACCTTCTTGTATCTGGGCAACCAGCCCACTCTGAATCAGTGTATGCTAACAGAGAATGAATATCCCCCTTCTGCAGAGAAATACCAGCACATATAGTTCCTTTAAGATATCTTAAAATCTTCTTGACTAATAATATATGTTGATCAGTTAGGGCATGCATAAATTGGGAAACATAGTTTACACCAAAACAAATGTCAGGACTTGTATATGTTAAATACTGAAGACTTCCCACAATTGTTTTGTATTCTAAAGGATCATCTAACAACACTCCATCATGAATTGAGAACCTTTTACACTTAGCAACAGGTGTATCACAGGGTTTACACTTAAGCATTTGTTCTTTACTTAACAATTCTAAAGTATACTTCTGTTGTATCAGAACAATAGCATTATCAGTTCTAGAAGCTTCAATTCCCAGAAAATAATGAACATTTCCTAAGTCCTTCATAGCAAACTCCTTACTTAATGCCACAATCAATTTTTGAATAAGAAAATCAGAGCTACCAGTTAGCAAAATGatcatttatatattttgtaaaaccaCATTGAAGTAAGAAAACACTGAATCTCTGTAACCAATCCATTGGTGCTTGTTTCAGTCCATATAAAGATTTCTTTAGATGGCATACATGATTGGGAAATTCAGGATTTGTAAATCCTGGAGGTTTCTTCATATATAAATCTTCAGAAAGATATCCATGCAGAAAAGCCTTGGATATATCCAACTGTTTTATTGTCCAACCATTTGTAACATCTAAAGTGAGAACTACTCTTACTGTTGTAGTCTTAACAACTAGTGAAAAAGTCTCTCCAAAATCAAATCCATCATATTGGTTGTAACATAGAGCAACTAGTCTTGATTTAAGCCTATCTACAGTTCCATCAGCCTTAAGTTTGACCTTGTAGACCCACTTAAAACCAAGAATGTTCATGTGTGTGGTTCAGGATTAACTTAAGTCCATGTTTCATTTAGTCTAAGATCTCCAATTTCACCCTTCATGATCCTACACATTGCACACTTTTAGAAGCTTCCTTAAAAGATTTTGGCTCAGAAATATGGTCCAATAAACAAGTAAATGCATTAAGAATTGGATGTTTAACTGAATGATTGAGAATAAAATCAGGAAATTGTTTGTGTTTTGAAATACCAATCATAGACCTAGTGACAACAGGATTATAATAagttgaaggaaaaagagtataaTCTGAGGATTCTGAATAAGATTGCATAATAGTAGCATCACTTGAAGATGAAACATATGAAGGTGAGGTAGATGCATAATAAAAGGAATTCTTATCAAAAATAACATGTCGTGAAATATGTACCTTTTTAGAGACAGGTTGAAAACACCTATATCCCTTGTGCATAGGTCTATATGCGATGAAGACTTATTTAACTGATCTGGGAGACAATTTATCTGGTCTATAATGACCAAGATAAGGAAAACAGGTTGAACCAAAAACTCGTAAAACAGAATAATCAGGTTGAACATGAAAAAGAACCTCATAAGGTGATTTCATTAATAAAACAGGTGTAGGAGTTCTGTTTATAAGAAAGGTTGCAGTAAGAAATGCATCAAACCAGAGAAACTTAGGACAAGATGAGTGAAAATTGAGAGTATTACCCATTTTTGTGATATGACGATGCTTTTTTTCTGCAAGTCCATTCTGCTCTGGGATATTAGGACACGATAGTCTGAGTTGAATACCTTTAGAGTCTAGAAATTATTTAAAAACACCTTTGGCAAGCTCATAGGCATTGTCAGTTTGAAAACAAAGAATCTTTGTAGAAAATATATTCTCAGTACGTAAGATTTTTAAAATGTGTAAAACACTGTAAAGCATCAGCTTTTAATTTCGTAGGGTAAATCCAGTGAAatctactggcatcatctataAAAACTATATAATATTTGTAACCAGCAAAGGAAGATATTGGTGATGgtccccaaacatcaaagtgaatAAGAGACAAAGGATTTGATTCATGAGTGTTAGAAAGATGAAATGTAAGTATATTACTTTT includes the following:
- the LOC113290540 gene encoding uncharacterized protein LOC113290540: MIILLTGSSDFLIQKLIVALSKEFAMKDLGNVHYFLGIEASRTDNAIVLIQQKYTLELLSKEQMLKCKPCDTPVAKCKRFSIHDGVLLDDPLEYKTIVGSLQYLTYTSPDICFGVNYVSQFMHALTDQHILLVKKILRYLKGTICAGISLQKGDIHSLLAYTDSEWAGCPDTRRSTSGYVVFMVTSVISWSSKTQPTFFRSSAEVEYKCLILSVGELQWLTYIMTKHVEVNYHTIREVVGDGSLRVVHVIYEEQLADVFTKGMCYPTFTRLLSGLLHFPATTADASSANTTTSTTSVADAD